A stretch of the Nosocomiicoccus ampullae genome encodes the following:
- the tagD gene encoding glycerol-3-phosphate cytidylyltransferase, translating to MKKIITYGTFDLLHAGHVNILRRAKELGDYLVVAVSSDEFNRLKHKESYHSYEDRKLILEAIKYVDEVIPEENWEQKRDDIKKHDIDTFVMGHDWEGEFDFLKDLCEVVYLPRTEGISTTKIKKDLNNND from the coding sequence ATGAAAAAAATTATTACTTATGGAACTTTTGATTTACTACACGCTGGTCACGTTAATATTTTAAGACGTGCGAAAGAACTTGGGGATTACTTAGTAGTTGCAGTTTCTTCGGATGAATTTAATCGCCTAAAGCATAAAGAATCTTACCATTCTTATGAAGATCGTAAACTTATTTTAGAAGCAATTAAATACGTCGATGAAGTTATCCCTGAAGAAAACTGGGAACAAAAACGTGACGATATTAAAAAACATGATATCGATACTTTTGTAATGGGACATGACTGGGAAGGTGAGTTCGACTTCTTAAAAGACTTATGTGAAGTTGTGTATCTTCCTAGAACTGAAGGTATTTCTACGACTAAAATTAAGAAAGACTTAAACAATAATGATTAA